Proteins co-encoded in one Methyloterricola oryzae genomic window:
- a CDS encoding cytochrome c family protein, with translation MPGDVVQGHAKVEKQCERCHEPFSQSVQNKLCRDCHEDVDHDVQRGQGFHGRLKDIEQRQCKSCHTDHKGRGAQIVLLDRDTFDHAHTDFALKGEHQKVQCTGCHKPKAKFREAPGRCVDCHKADDPHRGKLGEKCSDCHDEKSWKKEQFDHGKTQFPLLGKHKDVTCQTCHVDPAYKDTPKECVACHKINDVHGGKLGPKCESCHGVNDWKKPKFDHDRDTHFRLTGRHASTACAGCHKGNAFEEKLGTTCVACHKKDDEHKGRNGTECQDCHVTSSWTRSSFDHDKTRFPLRNRHEKVACESCHKGSLVKDKLKLDCVSCHEKDDVHKKQEGTQCEKCHNDQGWNVRVTFSHELTRFPLIGLHAITPCGECHLNSSFKDAEQECVACHKQDDTHKSTLGGRCEQCHNPNGWQFWNFDHGKRTDFALTGAHETLQCKACHKDPVVGDKLELPAACSDCHQKDDIHRGSYGQNCERCHQPTRFNELKSSLR, from the coding sequence ATGCCGGGTGACGTGGTGCAAGGCCACGCCAAGGTCGAAAAGCAATGCGAACGCTGCCACGAGCCTTTCAGCCAGTCCGTGCAGAACAAGCTCTGCCGGGACTGCCATGAGGACGTGGATCATGACGTGCAGCGTGGACAAGGTTTCCACGGCCGCCTCAAGGATATCGAGCAGCGCCAGTGCAAGAGCTGCCACACGGACCACAAGGGCCGGGGCGCACAGATCGTCCTGCTGGACCGTGACACCTTCGATCACGCCCATACGGACTTCGCGCTCAAGGGCGAACACCAGAAGGTTCAGTGCACGGGCTGCCACAAGCCCAAAGCCAAGTTCCGCGAGGCGCCGGGCCGCTGTGTCGACTGCCACAAGGCCGATGATCCCCACCGCGGAAAGCTCGGGGAGAAGTGCTCCGACTGCCACGACGAAAAGTCCTGGAAGAAGGAACAATTCGATCACGGCAAGACGCAGTTCCCGCTACTCGGCAAGCACAAGGACGTCACCTGCCAGACTTGCCATGTGGACCCGGCCTACAAGGATACCCCGAAGGAGTGCGTCGCCTGCCATAAGATCAACGATGTGCACGGCGGCAAACTGGGCCCAAAATGCGAAAGCTGCCACGGCGTCAACGACTGGAAGAAGCCCAAGTTCGACCATGACCGCGACACCCATTTCCGCCTGACCGGGCGTCACGCGAGCACCGCGTGCGCGGGCTGCCACAAGGGCAATGCCTTCGAGGAGAAGCTAGGCACCACCTGCGTCGCCTGTCACAAAAAGGATGATGAGCACAAGGGCCGCAATGGCACCGAGTGCCAGGACTGCCACGTGACCAGCAGTTGGACGCGCAGCAGCTTCGACCATGACAAGACTCGGTTCCCGCTGCGGAACCGGCATGAAAAGGTGGCCTGTGAGAGTTGTCACAAGGGCTCGCTGGTCAAGGACAAGCTCAAGCTGGACTGTGTTTCCTGCCACGAGAAGGACGACGTGCACAAGAAGCAGGAAGGGACGCAGTGCGAGAAATGCCATAACGACCAGGGCTGGAACGTGCGCGTGACCTTCAGTCATGAGCTCACGCGTTTCCCGCTGATCGGCCTGCACGCCATCACGCCCTGCGGCGAGTGCCATCTCAATTCTTCATTCAAGGACGCCGAACAGGAATGCGTCGCCTGCCACAAGCAGGATGACACCCACAAAAGCACCTTGGGAGGGCGCTGCGAGCAGTGCCACAACCCCAATGGCTGGCAGTTCTGGAATTTCGACCATGGCAAGCGTACCGACTTTGCCTTGACCGGCGCCCACGAAACGCTGCAATGCAAGGCCTGCCACAAGGACCCGGTGGTCGGCGACAAGCTGGAACTGCCCGCGGCCTGCAGCGACTGCCATCAGAAGGACGACATCCATCGCGGCAGTTACGGGCAGAACTGCGAACGCTGCCACCAGCCAACGCGCTTCAACGAACTGAAATCGAGCCTCAGGTGA
- a CDS encoding outer membrane protein, whose translation MAQSVGWAETPGAEHELDWTGFYAGLSAGAILNESDIKATHVGLVKNPVHDNIQFTSFIPGAQAGYLKHFSNGWAAGVEIDFTYPDSEGHADVSCGSCPGTVDHFTVKNRIQGALLGRVGHPFHHDQWFPYLTAGVSFADTSLGYTNDVGDRYVKNTAQTGWVLGTGLEYRPMQPLSVRAEYLYTDYGDALNMNLPVIDGTEDPAGHAEADLASHTFRMAVNYWF comes from the coding sequence ATGGCCCAGTCAGTCGGCTGGGCAGAAACGCCTGGTGCCGAGCATGAACTGGACTGGACCGGTTTTTACGCGGGCCTGAGCGCCGGCGCCATCCTCAACGAATCGGATATCAAGGCGACCCATGTGGGGCTGGTGAAGAACCCGGTTCACGACAATATCCAGTTCACGTCTTTCATTCCTGGCGCGCAGGCGGGCTATCTGAAGCATTTCTCCAACGGCTGGGCGGCGGGCGTGGAGATCGATTTCACCTATCCGGACAGCGAAGGGCACGCCGACGTGAGCTGCGGATCGTGCCCGGGCACCGTCGATCACTTCACGGTCAAGAACCGGATTCAAGGTGCGCTGCTGGGGCGTGTCGGTCATCCCTTTCATCATGACCAGTGGTTTCCCTATCTGACGGCAGGGGTCAGTTTCGCCGACACCAGCCTGGGATATACCAACGACGTCGGCGACCGCTACGTGAAGAACACTGCCCAGACCGGCTGGGTGCTGGGTACCGGCCTGGAGTATCGACCGATGCAGCCTTTGTCGGTGCGCGCGGAATACCTCTACACCGACTATGGTGATGCCTTGAACATGAACCTGCCCGTGATCGATGGAACCGAGGATCCGGCGGGCCACGCCGAAGCCGATCTGGCTTCCCACACCTTCCGCATGGCCGTGAACTACTGGTTCTAG
- a CDS encoding Ig-like domain-containing protein, with product MLRRTFLYVYAQQGEYILLGSRNRDAGGDIRVYDPAVFGVPGDETVPASPSFSCASATAPAGSFSGGSRGLIASRAAELAGPNSADNSQTVAGGYAPCAYQAPVTGIYGVIFSAASTGGAPNGSVDTPARSSNSVSAWDVTVRGGATSLDDLNGRLFTYAWIGFTGGNNRPDYSVHYYVTSDGYRYAQNLRGLDPNGYALYANSAGFLDNGQPMYKDIRGREELVTSLPAGVTTQIAQYPSFFSDITPGGPNETELARVLGALGIPTVPVEPNLFNVRFSGHLGGSVTTQGAGGIFQFDTVNAQSYEIVVSRDGINFDPANPANRVLTGTTGAGSQSVDWDGKDNSGAVFPAQAAPFSYRVRGHNGEIHLPIIDAENNPGRGPTITRLNGSGSPNTQVYYDDRGYRTAGGQLVGILNGFLCGASLPGGPSVQVSLTGVDSATGYRDWVSGRNANSDCARDAGWGDTKGLNLWSSFATPDVLGSLGIQDALVDVATAVTAPASVAAGTQVQGTFSFANNGSSPAQGVTYSMSLNPGLGAVSFTNLPAGAGASYDNATGIVTLSGLPSTLAANQSIPFIGFGYTAPASGTVTVSTAINTTSQDAFTENNTASASTGIGDSDVLTTVTVPASASSGDPVSGSFSFANHGGSPASGVNYTATIGSPGSFPVAVDFTSLPTGVTASYDSSNGQVSFQGLPATLVSGQAFNFGFEYVAPASGSVSVSTSIATTSPESSTANNTASGTTDITLGSDMSVSITGLPTATSPGASVTGIVVCTNEGSGAAQDATCAVSTGTLSGCFQTPGDIAVAVPVSVASLPPGDSIRCTLTVTAPTSGVLTVSGSTGASNDRNPANNAVTVPPIPVIDAVDDGPVSLPVGGGVMGVLGNDTLGGVPVVFGSPDATISAPTLISNGGLSGLSIDSAGRLVVPADNPSGRYTVSYQICSSPPATPPACDSAQAVIQLGGAGAGNRPPLANNDAASTLRNVPVAIPAASNDSAGPGAVLNPGAIDLNPLVAGRQTSYTVPGQGTFSIDPGATDGIVRFTPVADFVGTVSAAYTIGDTLGQVSNPARMTVTVIEPAAGNPPVANDDRLTTPQGVPATVPASQNDVAGPGQVLAPGSLSLIDPADGQPKAQVTTAEGVWRANDPVAGSVLFTPASGFTGVAVIDYVISDGSGARSEPASITAIVTGATGSALAVDDSGTTRATTPISLSVLNNDHPSAGSSLVPGSVDLDPTTPDSRESTRNTPEGVWSVDDNGLVRFVPTRDYQGSGQPFTGTATLPYTVRDSGGRMSNPATVTVVVSPAAVNAVNDNVVTPENTPVMLRPAANDLAAPGAVINPATVDLDPSTPDVIDRGPITTPEGTWEVIDNAGTVRFTPAPGYSGSATITYRVSDSLGNTGTAVITVTVAPAETLPGLPDAVDQNVTTPQNTPVSGNVTTGGTVPEGSSVSLNSNPTHGNVILEPDGSFTYVPDTNYSGTDSFTYKICLAPPNQAICDTATVNITVGDGKAEQRPVNLTLKSGRKSVRCGRAVALVVRGGSGKGALKFSVSSEGTVTCKIVKSRGKPYLKASGTPPGSCSVTVTKKADKTHAAATSNTITVKVK from the coding sequence GTGCTGCGACGTACCTTTCTCTACGTTTACGCGCAACAGGGCGAATATATTCTGCTGGGATCCCGCAACCGCGACGCGGGTGGCGATATTCGTGTCTATGACCCCGCGGTGTTCGGTGTTCCCGGCGACGAGACGGTACCCGCCTCGCCCAGCTTCTCCTGTGCCAGCGCCACCGCGCCCGCCGGTTCCTTCAGCGGCGGCAGTCGCGGTCTCATCGCCAGTCGGGCAGCCGAACTGGCCGGCCCAAACAGCGCCGACAATTCCCAAACGGTGGCGGGCGGTTATGCCCCCTGCGCCTATCAGGCGCCCGTCACCGGGATTTACGGTGTGATCTTCTCTGCCGCCAGCACCGGCGGTGCGCCCAACGGCTCTGTCGATACGCCCGCCCGCAGCAGCAATTCCGTTTCTGCCTGGGACGTCACCGTGCGCGGCGGCGCCACCTCCCTCGACGACCTCAATGGCCGCTTGTTCACCTATGCCTGGATCGGCTTCACCGGCGGCAACAACCGTCCCGATTATTCCGTCCATTACTACGTGACCAGCGACGGTTATCGCTATGCTCAGAACCTTCGGGGGCTCGATCCCAACGGTTATGCCCTGTATGCCAATAGCGCCGGATTTCTGGACAATGGCCAGCCGATGTACAAGGACATCCGGGGTCGCGAAGAATTGGTGACCAGCCTGCCGGCGGGCGTCACGACGCAGATCGCCCAGTACCCCAGCTTTTTCAGCGATATCACGCCGGGTGGTCCCAACGAGACCGAACTGGCGCGGGTGCTGGGCGCGCTCGGCATTCCTACCGTGCCCGTCGAGCCAAATCTGTTCAATGTGCGTTTCAGCGGGCATCTGGGCGGTTCGGTGACGACCCAAGGCGCGGGGGGGATTTTTCAATTCGATACCGTCAACGCCCAGAGCTATGAAATCGTCGTCAGCCGCGACGGAATCAATTTCGATCCGGCCAACCCCGCGAACCGTGTGCTCACCGGCACCACCGGTGCTGGCAGCCAAAGCGTGGATTGGGACGGCAAGGACAACAGCGGCGCCGTGTTCCCGGCCCAGGCAGCGCCGTTCTCGTACCGCGTGCGCGGGCACAATGGCGAGATCCACTTGCCCATCATCGACGCGGAGAACAATCCCGGACGCGGGCCGACGATCACCCGCCTGAACGGCAGCGGCAGCCCCAACACGCAGGTGTATTACGACGACCGTGGCTACCGCACCGCCGGCGGCCAATTGGTGGGAATACTGAATGGATTCCTGTGTGGAGCCAGCCTGCCTGGCGGGCCCAGCGTGCAGGTAAGCCTCACCGGTGTGGATTCCGCGACCGGTTACCGCGACTGGGTCTCCGGCCGCAATGCCAACAGCGACTGCGCCCGTGATGCCGGTTGGGGCGATACCAAGGGCCTGAATCTGTGGAGTTCGTTCGCGACCCCGGATGTACTGGGCAGCCTGGGGATCCAGGACGCGTTGGTGGATGTGGCCACCGCGGTCACTGCTCCTGCCAGTGTTGCCGCAGGCACCCAGGTTCAGGGCACCTTCAGTTTTGCCAATAACGGCAGCAGTCCGGCGCAAGGCGTCACCTACAGCATGAGCCTGAACCCCGGGTTGGGGGCCGTCAGCTTCACCAACCTGCCTGCCGGCGCCGGCGCCAGTTACGACAACGCCACTGGCATCGTGACCCTAAGCGGCTTGCCTTCGACCCTGGCGGCAAACCAGAGCATCCCGTTCATTGGCTTTGGCTACACGGCGCCCGCGTCGGGCACCGTTACCGTCAGCACGGCGATCAACACGACGAGCCAGGATGCCTTCACCGAAAACAATACGGCGAGTGCCAGCACCGGCATCGGTGACAGCGACGTCTTGACCACGGTCACGGTGCCGGCTTCGGCGTCTTCCGGCGATCCCGTCAGCGGCAGCTTCAGCTTCGCCAACCACGGCGGAAGTCCCGCGAGCGGCGTGAACTACACCGCCACCATCGGCAGCCCCGGCAGTTTTCCCGTAGCAGTGGACTTCACCAGCCTGCCCACGGGCGTCACCGCCAGCTACGACAGCAGCAATGGCCAGGTGAGCTTCCAAGGGCTGCCCGCCACGCTGGTTTCGGGCCAGGCCTTCAACTTCGGTTTCGAGTACGTGGCGCCCGCCTCCGGGAGTGTGTCGGTGAGCACGTCCATCGCCACCACCTCGCCGGAGTCCAGTACCGCCAACAACACGGCCAGCGGCACCACGGACATCACGCTGGGTTCCGACATGAGCGTCTCGATCACTGGGCTGCCAACCGCCACCAGTCCTGGCGCGAGTGTGACGGGAATCGTCGTCTGCACCAATGAGGGAAGCGGTGCCGCCCAGGATGCCACCTGCGCCGTCAGTACCGGCACGCTGTCTGGCTGTTTTCAGACGCCGGGCGACATTGCCGTCGCGGTTCCCGTCAGCGTGGCCAGCCTGCCGCCAGGGGACAGCATCCGTTGCACCCTCACCGTTACGGCTCCGACCAGCGGCGTGCTCACCGTCAGCGGCAGCACCGGCGCCAGCAACGACCGCAATCCCGCCAATAATGCCGTGACAGTCCCGCCCATTCCGGTCATCGATGCAGTGGACGACGGACCTGTCAGCCTTCCCGTTGGCGGCGGCGTGATGGGCGTGCTTGGCAACGACACGCTGGGGGGCGTGCCTGTGGTCTTCGGCAGCCCGGATGCCACTATTTCCGCGCCGACCCTCATCAGCAACGGCGGGCTGAGCGGCCTGAGCATAGATAGCGCCGGCCGCCTCGTGGTGCCCGCCGACAATCCCAGCGGCCGTTACACCGTGTCCTACCAGATATGCAGTTCGCCCCCGGCTACACCCCCGGCCTGCGACAGCGCGCAGGCGGTGATCCAGTTAGGCGGCGCGGGTGCGGGTAACCGGCCGCCCCTGGCCAATAATGATGCGGCCAGCACCCTCCGCAATGTTCCGGTGGCCATACCGGCGGCCAGTAATGACTCCGCTGGCCCTGGCGCCGTGCTCAATCCAGGCGCCATTGATCTGAATCCCCTGGTCGCGGGCCGCCAGACCAGCTATACGGTGCCGGGGCAAGGAACTTTCAGCATCGACCCGGGTGCGACGGACGGAATCGTGCGATTCACGCCGGTTGCGGATTTTGTTGGCACGGTGTCGGCTGCCTACACCATTGGCGACACTCTGGGGCAGGTGAGCAACCCGGCGCGCATGACGGTGACCGTCATCGAGCCGGCTGCGGGCAATCCTCCGGTCGCCAATGACGACCGCCTCACCACACCGCAGGGCGTACCAGCGACGGTTCCGGCCTCACAGAACGATGTGGCCGGGCCTGGCCAGGTGCTGGCGCCGGGTTCCCTGAGCCTGATCGATCCGGCGGACGGCCAGCCCAAGGCCCAGGTGACCACGGCCGAGGGGGTGTGGCGCGCCAATGACCCCGTGGCGGGCAGCGTGCTGTTCACTCCGGCAAGCGGGTTCACCGGGGTCGCGGTGATCGACTATGTCATCAGTGACGGCAGCGGCGCCAGAAGCGAGCCGGCCTCCATCACGGCGATCGTCACTGGAGCCACGGGCAGCGCGCTGGCCGTGGATGACAGCGGAACCACGCGCGCCACGACGCCCATCAGCCTGTCCGTGCTAAACAACGATCATCCTTCGGCGGGCAGCAGCCTGGTGCCTGGCTCGGTGGATCTGGACCCGACCACGCCGGACAGCCGCGAGTCCACCCGTAACACCCCCGAAGGTGTCTGGTCGGTGGATGACAATGGCCTGGTGCGTTTCGTCCCCACCCGCGATTACCAGGGATCGGGCCAGCCCTTCACCGGCACGGCCACGCTGCCCTACACGGTACGCGACAGCGGCGGACGGATGAGCAATCCCGCGACGGTCACCGTGGTGGTGAGCCCTGCCGCGGTGAACGCGGTGAACGATAACGTCGTGACCCCGGAGAACACGCCGGTGATGTTGAGACCGGCCGCCAACGACCTGGCGGCACCGGGCGCGGTCATCAACCCGGCTACGGTGGATCTGGATCCCAGCACCCCAGACGTCATTGATCGGGGGCCTATCACGACGCCCGAGGGCACGTGGGAGGTGATCGACAATGCCGGGACCGTGCGCTTCACGCCCGCTCCGGGTTATAGCGGCAGCGCCACCATCACGTACCGGGTCAGCGACAGCCTGGGCAACACCGGGACTGCGGTGATCACGGTGACCGTGGCTCCGGCGGAGACCTTGCCCGGCTTGCCGGACGCGGTGGACCAGAACGTGACGACTCCGCAGAACACGCCCGTCAGTGGCAATGTGACCACTGGCGGCACGGTGCCGGAGGGTTCCAGCGTGAGCCTCAACAGCAACCCGACTCATGGCAACGTGATTCTGGAGCCTGATGGGTCGTTTACCTATGTCCCGGATACGAACTACTCGGGGACCGACAGCTTCACATATAAAATCTGTCTGGCGCCGCCCAACCAAGCCATCTGCGATACCGCGACGGTGAACATCACGGTGGGGGACGGCAAGGCTGAGCAGCGGCCGGTGAACCTCACCCTGAAGTCAGGACGCAAATCGGTTCGCTGCGGACGTGCGGTAGCCTTGGTCGTCCGCGGAGGCAGCGGTAAGGGGGCGCTGAAGTTTTCGGTAAGCTCCGAGGGGACGGTGACCTGCAAGATCGTCAAGTCACGGGGCAAGCCCTATCTGAAAGCCTCGGGCACGCCGCCGGGGTCCTGCAGCGTCACCGTCACCAAGAAGGCGGACAAGACCCACGCGGCGGCAACGTCCAACACCATCACCGTGAAGGTGAAGTGA
- the glgB gene encoding 1,4-alpha-glucan branching protein GlgB → MNQNLSPELKRLVEGRHSDPFALLGRHPQGDRVVLRALLPHAEEVSLAEGGHVLTRVEGTDLFEWHGASDQVPERYRLIWRDDQHLEHIAHDPYCYPPQLSDFDLHLFGEGKHWHAYRLLGARVHSADGVAGVLFSVWAPSAERVSVVGDFNRWDGRAHPMRVHGNGVWELYIPDLAPGVVYKFEIRARNGDVFLKSDPYGRRFELRPLTASIVEPPSEFQWRDAAWIEARAKFDWQHEPMSVYEVHLGSWQRGPEGEMLNYRDIALRLVEHAKALGFTHVELMPVTEHPYDKSWGYQTTGYYAPTSRFGTPDDFRWFVDHFHENGIGVILDWVPAHFPKDAHGLAWFDGTALYEHEDPRLGEHKDWSTLIFNFGRYEVKNFLISSALYWLEEFHIDGLRVDAVASMLYLDYSREEGEWIPNRYGGRENLEAIDFMRQLNEVTHAAVPGALVMAEESTSWPQVTKPTYLGGLGFDLKWNMGWMNDTLRYIEKEPIHRQYHQGELTFSMLYAFSENFLLPFSHDEVAHGKHSMLYKMPGDEWQQFANLRLLYVYMFTHPGKKLLFMGSEFGQGREWDSTGILDWYVRDYPFHQGVEKLIAHLNGMYCASPALHGLDFDWKGFEWIDCHDAQNSTLVYLRRSGEDFAVVALNFTPVPRLGYRIGVPEPGVYRELVSSDANAFGGSGLGNTQPLTSEDLPWMGRPHSIAITLPPLAGVVLALDTKPSATREADDE, encoded by the coding sequence ATGAACCAGAATCTGTCACCCGAGTTGAAGCGACTGGTGGAGGGAAGGCACAGCGACCCCTTCGCGTTGCTCGGTCGCCATCCGCAAGGCGATCGCGTGGTGCTGCGGGCGCTTTTGCCCCACGCCGAGGAAGTGTCTCTGGCGGAGGGCGGTCATGTGCTGACGCGCGTCGAGGGGACTGACCTGTTCGAGTGGCACGGGGCCAGCGATCAGGTGCCGGAGCGTTACCGCCTGATCTGGCGCGACGACCAGCACCTGGAACACATCGCCCACGATCCCTACTGCTACCCGCCGCAATTGTCCGATTTCGACCTGCACCTGTTTGGGGAAGGCAAGCACTGGCATGCCTATCGGCTGCTGGGCGCGCGCGTGCACAGCGCGGATGGCGTGGCCGGCGTGTTGTTCTCGGTATGGGCGCCCAGCGCGGAACGGGTCAGCGTGGTGGGCGACTTCAATCGCTGGGACGGCCGTGCCCATCCCATGCGAGTGCATGGCAACGGCGTGTGGGAGTTGTACATCCCAGATCTGGCGCCCGGCGTGGTCTACAAGTTCGAGATTCGCGCCCGCAATGGCGATGTGTTTCTGAAGTCCGACCCCTATGGGCGCCGTTTCGAATTGCGCCCGCTGACCGCGTCCATCGTCGAGCCACCGTCCGAATTCCAGTGGCGTGATGCGGCCTGGATCGAAGCGCGCGCTAAGTTCGACTGGCAGCATGAGCCGATGTCGGTCTATGAGGTGCATCTGGGCTCCTGGCAGAGGGGCCCTGAAGGGGAGATGCTCAACTACCGGGATATCGCCCTGCGTCTGGTGGAGCACGCCAAGGCCTTGGGCTTCACTCATGTGGAACTGATGCCGGTCACCGAGCACCCCTACGACAAGTCCTGGGGCTACCAGACCACCGGTTACTACGCCCCCACCAGCCGCTTCGGCACGCCGGACGATTTTCGCTGGTTCGTCGATCATTTCCACGAGAACGGCATCGGCGTGATTCTGGACTGGGTGCCGGCGCACTTCCCCAAGGATGCCCACGGCCTGGCCTGGTTCGACGGCACGGCGCTCTACGAGCATGAGGATCCGCGCCTGGGCGAACACAAGGACTGGTCCACCCTGATCTTCAATTTCGGCCGTTACGAGGTGAAGAACTTCCTGATTTCCAGCGCCCTGTATTGGCTGGAGGAGTTCCACATCGACGGCCTGCGCGTGGATGCGGTGGCCTCCATGCTGTATCTGGATTACTCCCGCGAAGAGGGAGAGTGGATTCCCAACCGCTACGGCGGGCGGGAGAACCTGGAAGCCATCGACTTCATGCGCCAGCTCAACGAGGTGACCCATGCCGCGGTGCCGGGTGCTCTGGTCATGGCCGAAGAGTCCACCTCCTGGCCGCAGGTGACCAAGCCCACCTATCTGGGCGGGCTGGGCTTCGACCTGAAGTGGAACATGGGCTGGATGAACGACACCCTGCGCTACATCGAAAAGGAACCCATCCACCGCCAGTACCACCAGGGCGAGCTGACCTTTAGCATGCTCTACGCCTTTTCCGAGAACTTCCTGCTGCCCTTCTCCCATGACGAAGTGGCCCACGGCAAGCACTCCATGCTGTACAAGATGCCGGGGGACGAGTGGCAGCAGTTCGCCAACCTGCGCCTGCTGTACGTCTACATGTTCACCCATCCCGGCAAGAAGCTGCTGTTCATGGGCAGCGAGTTCGGCCAGGGGCGCGAGTGGGACAGCACCGGCATCCTGGACTGGTATGTGCGCGACTATCCTTTCCACCAGGGGGTGGAAAAGCTGATCGCTCACCTGAATGGCATGTATTGCGCGAGCCCGGCCCTGCACGGCCTGGACTTCGACTGGAAGGGCTTTGAATGGATCGACTGCCATGACGCGCAGAATTCCACCCTGGTCTACTTGCGCCGCTCCGGCGAGGATTTCGCCGTGGTGGCCCTCAATTTCACGCCGGTGCCGAGGCTAGGCTACCGCATCGGCGTGCCGGAGCCCGGCGTCTACCGGGAACTGGTCAGCTCGGATGCCAACGCGTTTGGCGGTAGCGGCTTGGGCAATACGCAGCCCCTGACCAGCGAGGACCTGCCGTGGATGGGCAGGCCCCATTCCATCGCCATCACCTTGCCGCCCCTGGCCGGTGTGGTCCTGGCGCTGGATACAAAGCCGTCCGCAACCAGGGAGGCGGATGATGAGTAA
- a CDS encoding carboxymuconolactone decarboxylase family protein, which produces MSKDALPKNYLLQKQEHRAFIEAVEHLGKVVREQGPIDDKTAHLIQLAAAVAIHSEGSTHSHVRRALAAGASPEEIRHAIILLTSTIGFPTVSAALTWAQDVLGDG; this is translated from the coding sequence ATGAGTAAGGATGCCCTGCCCAAGAACTATCTGCTGCAGAAGCAGGAGCACCGGGCCTTCATCGAGGCGGTGGAGCACCTGGGCAAGGTGGTGCGGGAGCAGGGGCCGATTGACGACAAGACCGCGCACCTGATCCAGTTGGCCGCCGCAGTGGCCATTCACTCCGAGGGTTCCACCCACAGTCATGTGCGCCGGGCTCTCGCGGCCGGCGCCAGCCCGGAGGAAATCCGCCACGCCATCATCCTGCTCACCAGCACCATAGGCTTTCCCACGGTCAGCGCGGCGTTGACCTGGGCTCAAGACGTGTTGGGTGACGGCTGA
- a CDS encoding aminotransferase class V-fold PLP-dependent enzyme, whose protein sequence is MPGLLPGVDPDGLLEYSVVYTDRATNHMSNVFQETLRDVSRILKDVYGARSAVVVPGSGTFGMEAVARQFATGKKCLVIRNGWFSYRWTQIFEMGGIPSESLVLCARPVESAPQPAYAPAPIEEVVDAIAKEKPDLVFAPHVETSAGMILPDGYLRAVAEAVHAVGGLFVLDCIASGTAWVDMRALGVDILVSAPQKGWSGPPCCGLVMLGDAARERIEATTSTSFAADLKKWLSIMETYEQGGHAYHATMPTDGLRAVRQAMREVESYGFAKAAQAQWNLGNQVRELLARHGFKSVAAEGFGAPGVVVCYTGDDGIRTGKKFAERGLQIAAGVPLQCGEGPDFTTFRIGLFGFDKLYDTDRTVATLSQALDQIAGA, encoded by the coding sequence GTGCCTGGACTATTGCCCGGCGTCGATCCCGACGGCCTGCTTGAATACTCGGTGGTGTATACCGACCGAGCCACCAACCACATGTCGAACGTGTTCCAGGAAACCCTGCGGGACGTCTCCCGCATCCTCAAGGACGTTTATGGCGCCCGCAGCGCCGTGGTCGTGCCCGGCTCCGGCACCTTCGGCATGGAGGCCGTGGCGCGCCAGTTCGCCACCGGCAAGAAGTGCCTGGTGATCCGCAACGGCTGGTTCAGCTATCGCTGGACGCAGATCTTCGAAATGGGCGGCATCCCCTCGGAATCCCTTGTGCTTTGCGCCCGTCCGGTGGAATCGGCCCCCCAGCCGGCTTATGCTCCGGCGCCCATCGAAGAGGTGGTGGACGCCATCGCGAAGGAAAAGCCGGATCTGGTGTTCGCGCCCCATGTGGAAACCTCGGCCGGGATGATCCTCCCCGACGGCTACCTGCGGGCCGTGGCCGAAGCGGTGCATGCGGTGGGTGGGCTGTTCGTGCTGGACTGCATTGCTTCCGGTACGGCCTGGGTCGACATGCGCGCACTGGGCGTGGACATCCTCGTGAGCGCGCCGCAGAAAGGCTGGAGCGGCCCGCCCTGCTGCGGCCTGGTGATGCTGGGCGATGCCGCGCGTGAGCGCATCGAGGCCACTACCAGCACCAGTTTCGCCGCCGACCTGAAGAAATGGCTGAGCATCATGGAGACCTACGAACAGGGCGGCCATGCCTACCATGCCACCATGCCCACCGACGGCTTGCGGGCCGTGCGTCAGGCGATGCGGGAAGTGGAAAGCTACGGCTTCGCCAAGGCCGCCCAGGCGCAATGGAACCTGGGCAATCAGGTGCGCGAACTGTTGGCCCGGCACGGCTTCAAGTCGGTGGCGGCCGAGGGTTTCGGCGCGCCCGGCGTGGTGGTCTGCTACACCGGGGACGATGGCATCCGCACCGGCAAGAAGTTTGCCGAACGGGGCCTGCAGATCGCCGCCGGCGTGCCCTTGCAGTGTGGCGAAGGCCCGGATTTCACCACCTTCCGCATCGGCCTGTTCGGCTTCGACAAACTCTATGACACGGATCGGACCGTGGCGACACTGTCCCAGGCCCTGGACCAGATCGCAGGCGCTTGA